In Pseudobacter ginsenosidimutans, the following are encoded in one genomic region:
- a CDS encoding ABC transporter ATP-binding protein encodes MPYPLLQIDDLQVDFISELGTTTAVKNISLEVNRGEIVAIVGESGSGKSVTSLSILQLLPSPPARYTAGSILFSADGQQQVNMLEQSAEQLRSIRGHRIAMIFQEPMTSLNPVFTCGSQVMEAIRQHQQVSTTEANARTLELFEKVKLPNPALLMDRYPHQLSGGQKQRVMIAMAMSCNPSLLICDEPTTALDVTVQKTILQLIRGLQETEKMGVIFITHDLGVVAEVADRAIVMYKGAIVEQGSTKDIFHSPQHPYTKGLLACRPILHKKGERLPVVSDFLEGRTIVKEKSTASIIPLSDDAAPLLKVENLKVWFPARKTFFGKPLDYVKAVNDVSFTVRKGETLGLVGESGCGKTTLGRSLLRLIDPTGGSIWYNGQNITAIKKDALKDLRQNIQIIFQDPYSSLNPRMTIGDAIVEPMSVHGLHKNGKMRKEWAMEMLHKVDLKPEHFNRYPHEFSGGQRQRIVIARALALGPTFVVCDESVSALDVSVQAQILNLLNDLKKEFDLTTIFISHDLSVVRYISDRIMVMNKGMIEEMGNAEDIYSNPQRDYTKQLIASIPKAAI; translated from the coding sequence ATGCCCTACCCTCTTTTACAGATCGATGACCTGCAGGTGGATTTTATCAGTGAACTGGGAACCACCACCGCCGTGAAAAATATTTCACTGGAAGTGAACCGTGGAGAGATCGTTGCCATCGTGGGCGAATCAGGCTCCGGCAAATCCGTTACTTCCCTGAGCATACTGCAACTGCTGCCATCACCGCCTGCCCGGTACACTGCAGGCTCCATCCTGTTTTCAGCCGATGGACAACAACAGGTGAATATGCTGGAACAATCGGCAGAACAGTTGCGAAGTATCCGCGGACACAGGATAGCCATGATCTTCCAGGAACCCATGACCTCTCTCAATCCTGTTTTCACCTGCGGCTCGCAGGTAATGGAAGCCATCCGTCAGCACCAACAGGTATCCACAACCGAAGCTAATGCCCGCACACTGGAACTTTTTGAAAAAGTGAAACTGCCCAATCCCGCATTGCTGATGGACCGCTACCCGCATCAGCTCAGTGGCGGCCAGAAACAAAGGGTGATGATAGCAATGGCTATGAGCTGCAATCCCAGCCTGCTCATCTGCGATGAACCAACTACTGCATTGGATGTAACTGTGCAGAAGACCATCCTCCAACTGATCCGTGGCTTACAGGAAACAGAAAAAATGGGCGTCATCTTCATTACCCATGATCTGGGTGTAGTAGCTGAAGTGGCCGACCGCGCCATTGTGATGTACAAGGGCGCCATCGTTGAACAGGGCAGCACCAAAGACATCTTTCATTCACCGCAGCATCCTTATACCAAAGGCCTGCTGGCCTGTCGTCCCATCCTGCACAAGAAAGGGGAAAGACTGCCGGTGGTAAGTGATTTCCTCGAAGGCAGAACAATTGTAAAAGAAAAATCAACCGCATCCATTATTCCATTATCCGACGATGCAGCTCCACTTTTGAAAGTGGAAAACCTGAAAGTATGGTTTCCTGCCCGCAAAACATTTTTCGGCAAGCCGCTGGACTATGTGAAGGCAGTGAACGATGTTAGCTTCACCGTCCGGAAAGGAGAAACGCTCGGGCTGGTAGGCGAATCCGGTTGCGGAAAAACCACGCTGGGCCGCAGCCTGCTGCGCCTCATCGATCCCACCGGAGGAAGCATCTGGTACAATGGACAAAACATAACGGCCATCAAAAAAGATGCATTGAAAGATCTTCGTCAGAATATTCAGATCATCTTCCAGGACCCTTATTCTTCTCTCAATCCGCGCATGACCATCGGCGATGCCATCGTAGAACCGATGAGCGTGCATGGCCTGCATAAAAATGGGAAAATGAGAAAGGAATGGGCGATGGAAATGCTGCATAAAGTAGATCTCAAACCGGAACATTTCAACAGGTATCCACATGAGTTCTCAGGTGGACAAAGACAGCGGATCGTGATCGCCCGTGCGCTGGCCCTGGGCCCTACTTTTGTTGTCTGCGACGAATCCGTGTCTGCGCTAGATGTGAGTGTTCAGGCACAGATCCTCAACCTGCTCAATGACCTCAAAAAGGAATTCGATCTCACCACAATCTTCATCTCTCATGATCTTTCCGTTGTCCGATATATCAGCGACCGGATCATGGTGATGAATAAAGGAATGATAGAAGAGATGGGCAATGCAGAAGATATCTATTCCAACCCGCAAAGAGATTACACAAAACAACTCATTGCATCTATTCCGAAGGCCGCCATTTAA
- a CDS encoding TraB/GumN family protein produces MKRILFLLLGTLCVYSLTAQSNKTKPQPKKPSTPSAASIGAGKKYPSLLWVITGNGLKKPSYLFGTMHVSNKLAFNLGDSFYNAIRTVDVVALETNPETWQDDYSRSMLMRNGYGDERSYLRLSRSNWNVPMQTMSITSFAIDSYEELTKASLALEPSMINGMLYRTYGGNSNDFEENTFLDMHIFQVGRKLGKRVSGVEDFEASEKLVAEAYRDASRDKNKKKKSYSYEGMMNNPKRVEDAYRDGDLDLLDSLQALSVESDAFQEKFLYKRNEIQANSIDSILRKSSLFVGVGAAHLPGKRGVIEMLRHMGYTVRPVMMTNRNSLQKDQIDKMRVEHAFQQQTSGDGFYKVSIPGKKFYQFTNMGGGIDVVQYADLVNGAYYLVTRVKTNSSLWGDDPSKVANKIDAALYENIPGKIIKKTAITRNGFPGFDITNRTRRGDIQRYQIFITPLR; encoded by the coding sequence ATGAAAAGAATCCTGTTCCTGCTTCTCGGTACCTTATGTGTTTACAGTCTGACGGCCCAATCCAATAAGACAAAACCTCAACCGAAAAAGCCTTCCACCCCGTCTGCGGCTTCCATTGGCGCCGGCAAGAAATACCCCAGCCTGCTCTGGGTGATCACCGGGAACGGCCTCAAAAAACCATCCTACCTCTTTGGCACCATGCACGTAAGCAATAAGCTGGCCTTCAACCTGGGCGACAGCTTCTACAATGCTATCCGTACCGTGGATGTAGTGGCCCTGGAAACCAATCCGGAAACATGGCAGGACGATTACAGCAGGAGTATGCTGATGCGCAACGGTTACGGCGATGAAAGGTCCTATCTCCGTCTCAGCCGCAGCAACTGGAATGTTCCCATGCAGACCATGAGCATCACTTCGTTTGCTATTGACAGTTATGAAGAGCTGACCAAGGCTTCCCTGGCCCTGGAGCCCTCCATGATCAATGGAATGCTCTACCGGACCTATGGAGGCAACTCGAACGATTTTGAAGAAAACACTTTCCTCGATATGCATATCTTCCAGGTAGGCCGCAAACTCGGCAAACGGGTGAGTGGGGTGGAAGATTTTGAAGCCAGCGAAAAACTGGTGGCCGAAGCTTACCGCGATGCCTCTCGCGATAAAAACAAAAAGAAAAAAAGCTACAGCTATGAAGGGATGATGAACAATCCCAAAAGAGTGGAAGACGCTTACCGCGATGGAGACCTGGACCTCCTCGATTCCCTCCAGGCCCTCTCCGTGGAATCCGATGCTTTCCAGGAAAAATTCCTGTACAAAAGGAATGAGATCCAGGCCAATTCGATCGACAGTATCCTGCGCAAATCAAGTCTCTTCGTTGGCGTTGGCGCTGCACACCTGCCAGGTAAACGCGGCGTGATCGAAATGCTCCGTCATATGGGCTATACCGTTAGACCCGTGATGATGACCAACCGCAACAGCCTGCAAAAAGACCAGATCGATAAAATGCGCGTGGAGCACGCCTTCCAGCAGCAGACTTCCGGTGATGGATTTTACAAAGTGTCTATCCCCGGTAAGAAATTCTACCAGTTCACCAATATGGGCGGCGGTATCGATGTAGTGCAATACGCAGATCTCGTGAATGGCGCCTACTATCTGGTGACCCGTGTAAAGACCAATAGTTCACTCTGGGGCGATGATCCTTCCAAAGTGGCCAATAAGATCGATGCAGCTCTCTACGAAAATATTCCCGGTAAGATCATCAAGAAAACAGCCATCACCAGGAACGGCTTTCCCGGTTTCGATATTACCAACCGCACCCGCAGGGGCGATATCCAACGCTACCAGATCTTTATCACCCCTTTGAGATGA
- the queA gene encoding tRNA preQ1(34) S-adenosylmethionine ribosyltransferase-isomerase QueA: MKLSQFRFDLPLNLIAQHPTKKREDARLMVVHRKTGQIENKYFRDVMDYFDDKDVFVVNNTKVFPARMYGRKEKTGAKIEVFLLRELNKPNRLWDVIVDPARKIRVGNKLYFGENDELVAEVIDNTTSRGRTIRFLWDGTDEEFRQMLEFLGETPLPKYIKRKPEAEDKERYQTVYAKHEGAVAAPTAGLHFSIELIKRLEIKGIRFAEVTLHTGLGTFRPIEVEDLSKHKMDAEYYRIEEGACKVVNKAIETGHRICSVGTTTMRALESSYTAEKHLKPSEGWTNIFIHPPYQFNIADSLITNLHLPKTSLLIMTCAFAGYELAMEAYRKAIKDKYRFFSYGDAMLVI; encoded by the coding sequence ATGAAACTTTCACAGTTCAGATTTGATCTACCGCTCAACCTTATTGCACAACATCCTACCAAGAAACGTGAAGATGCCCGACTGATGGTGGTTCACAGGAAGACTGGCCAGATTGAGAACAAGTATTTCCGTGATGTAATGGATTACTTCGACGACAAGGATGTATTTGTTGTGAACAATACCAAAGTGTTTCCCGCGCGCATGTATGGCCGCAAAGAGAAGACCGGCGCCAAGATCGAGGTTTTCCTTTTGCGCGAACTGAACAAGCCCAACCGTCTCTGGGACGTGATCGTTGACCCGGCCCGTAAGATCCGCGTTGGCAACAAACTCTATTTCGGAGAGAACGATGAACTGGTTGCAGAAGTGATCGACAATACCACTTCCCGCGGCCGTACCATCCGCTTCCTCTGGGATGGCACCGACGAAGAGTTCCGTCAAATGCTCGAATTCCTGGGAGAAACTCCCCTTCCAAAATATATCAAGCGCAAGCCTGAAGCAGAAGACAAGGAAAGATACCAGACCGTTTACGCCAAGCATGAAGGAGCGGTTGCCGCCCCCACTGCCGGCCTGCACTTCAGCATCGAGCTGATCAAACGTCTCGAGATCAAAGGCATTCGTTTCGCTGAAGTAACGCTGCACACCGGCCTCGGCACTTTCCGCCCCATCGAAGTGGAAGACCTCAGCAAACACAAGATGGATGCCGAGTACTACCGCATCGAAGAAGGCGCCTGCAAAGTGGTGAACAAAGCCATTGAAACCGGCCACCGCATCTGTTCCGTAGGTACCACCACCATGCGTGCACTTGAGTCTTCCTACACTGCAGAAAAACATTTGAAACCGTCTGAAGGCTGGACCAATATCTTTATCCATCCTCCTTACCAGTTCAATATTGCAGACTCCCTCATCACCAACCTGCATCTCCCTAAAACAAGCCTGCTCATCATGACCTGCGCCTTTGCCGGTTATGAACTGGCCATGGAAGCTTACAGGAAAGCGATCAAAGACAAATACCGCTTCTTCAGCTACGGAGACGCCATGCTGGTGATCTAA